A DNA window from Thioalkalivibrio sp. XN279 contains the following coding sequences:
- a CDS encoding phosphomannomutase gives MKCFKAYDVRGRLPDDLNPDIARRIGRAYAAVIGPRRVAIGHDVRLSSPELSDAVAEGLMDAGVNVVDIGLCGTEMVYFAASHLDVHGGIMVTASHNPPDWNGMKFVREQSKPISGDSGLKDIEERAEKNRFEAAPRRGRRTEVDIYGEYIDHLLTYVDRDALKPLKLVVNAGNGGAGLVIDRLESRLPFEFVKIQHEPDGTFPHGVPNPLLPEHRAATADAVTSSGADFGIAWDGDYDRCFLFDEAGRFIEGYYIVGLLAEAFLLKNPGAKIVHDPRLTWNTIDMVEQGGGVPVMSKTGHAFIKERMRLEDAVYGGEMSAHHYFRDFAYCDSGMIPWLLVAELVSRTGRPLSALVEERMAAFPASGEINRSIDDPPAVLAAVEARYAAQALAVDRTDGLSMEFDRWRFNLRASNTEPLVRLNVEARGDAELMEAKTAELLGLLDAN, from the coding sequence ATGAAATGCTTCAAGGCTTACGACGTCCGCGGACGTCTTCCCGACGACCTCAATCCCGACATCGCCCGCCGCATCGGCCGCGCTTACGCCGCCGTGATCGGTCCGCGCCGCGTCGCCATCGGCCACGACGTGCGGCTGTCCTCGCCCGAGCTGTCTGATGCAGTGGCCGAGGGACTCATGGACGCGGGCGTGAACGTGGTCGACATCGGCCTGTGCGGCACCGAGATGGTGTACTTCGCCGCCAGCCATCTCGACGTGCACGGCGGCATCATGGTCACCGCCAGCCACAACCCGCCGGACTGGAACGGCATGAAGTTCGTGCGCGAGCAGTCCAAGCCGATCAGCGGCGACTCGGGGCTGAAGGACATCGAGGAGCGGGCCGAGAAGAACCGCTTCGAGGCCGCGCCGCGGCGCGGGCGGCGCACCGAGGTCGATATTTACGGCGAGTATATCGATCACCTCCTGACCTATGTCGATCGCGACGCGCTGAAGCCGCTGAAGCTGGTGGTCAACGCCGGCAACGGCGGCGCCGGGCTGGTGATCGACCGGCTCGAGTCGCGCCTGCCTTTCGAGTTCGTGAAAATCCAGCACGAACCCGACGGCACCTTCCCACACGGCGTGCCCAACCCGCTGTTGCCCGAGCATCGCGCCGCGACAGCGGATGCCGTGACGTCCTCAGGCGCAGATTTCGGCATCGCCTGGGACGGCGACTACGACCGCTGCTTCCTGTTCGACGAGGCCGGCCGTTTCATCGAGGGCTACTACATTGTCGGGCTGCTGGCCGAGGCGTTTCTCTTGAAAAACCCCGGCGCGAAGATCGTGCACGACCCGCGCCTGACCTGGAACACCATCGACATGGTGGAGCAGGGCGGCGGCGTGCCTGTCATGTCCAAGACCGGCCACGCCTTCATCAAGGAGCGCATGCGCCTCGAGGACGCCGTCTACGGCGGCGAGATGAGCGCGCACCACTACTTCCGCGACTTCGCCTACTGCGACTCCGGGATGATCCCCTGGCTGCTGGTGGCCGAGCTGGTCTCCCGCACCGGCCGACCGCTGTCGGCGCTGGTCGAGGAACGCATGGCCGCCTTCCCGGCCTCAGGCGAGATCAACCGCTCCATCGATGACCCGCCGGCGGTGCTGGCGGCGGTGGAGGCGCGTTACGCGGCCCAGGCCCTGGCCGTCGACCGCACCGACGGCCTGTCCATGGAGTTCGACCGCTGGCGCTTCAACCTGCGCGCCTCGAACACCGAGCCGCTGGTGCGGCTCAATGTCGAGGCCCGTGGTGATGCGGAGCTGATGGAGGCGAAGACGGCGGAGTTGCTGGGGCTGCTCGACGCCAATTAA